A single region of the Rhizobium binae genome encodes:
- a CDS encoding cation-translocating P-type ATPase translates to MTCCSMDTESVLALSATSSSAEEIRLASHPLEAGLRQLDLSVPDVHCGGCISAIEGALSALPFVRKARVNLTARRVSCVYREEIETQATDPSEILAAIAAAGYRAHLITSTAPETDRIRNQLLLAIGISGFAAANIMLLSVSVWSGADAATRDMFHWISAMIAAPALVYAGRFFFKSAWNALKRGRTNMDVPISLAVTLSYAVSLWETMHHGEHAWFDASVSLLFFLLIGRTLDHVMREKARAAINGLARLAPRGALLIMPDGSRRYVAVEEIAVGDEISIAAGERIPVDGMIVSGESDVDLSIVTGESSPVAVAEGSAVNSGAMNLTGSLVLRATKLARESLLSEVIGLMEAAEGGRARYRRIADRAAALYSPAVHLLALASFLAWGLLGGDWKQAMLVAVAVLIITCPCALGLAVPVVQVVAAGELFRKGIMVKDGSALERLAEADVVAFDKTGTLTMGRPRLARVEAIDADTTAIASALAAHSRHPLSQALVRDMEFVSSLAFDRVTEIPGGGLEAWSGTDVYRLGNRAFACGASLAPRVGDSPFSEVVLSKNGTDLARFLFDDTLRPGAAQAIGQLAAAGIETLMVSGDRQTVVDNTAQALGIDRALGVLTPKQKVEECRRLSGEGHSVLMVGDGINDAPALAAAHVSMAPATASDIGRQAADLVFFNDRLDAVPEAIAVARRSASLIRQNFALAIGYNVLAVPIAIAGLATPLIAAVAMSTSSIIVVTNALRLNAFGKGPGLRTVARAGGNAEVRTA, encoded by the coding sequence ATGACCTGCTGTTCGATGGATACCGAAAGCGTTCTCGCCCTCAGCGCGACATCGTCCAGCGCCGAGGAAATCCGCCTTGCCAGCCATCCGCTCGAGGCCGGATTGCGCCAGCTCGACCTCAGCGTACCCGACGTCCATTGCGGCGGTTGCATATCGGCCATCGAAGGCGCGCTGTCGGCGCTTCCCTTCGTCCGCAAAGCCCGGGTCAATCTCACCGCCAGGAGGGTCAGCTGCGTCTATCGGGAGGAGATCGAGACGCAGGCGACCGATCCCTCCGAAATCCTCGCGGCGATCGCTGCGGCCGGTTACCGCGCGCATCTTATCACGTCGACGGCGCCCGAAACCGACAGGATCCGAAACCAGCTGCTGCTGGCGATCGGCATCTCCGGTTTTGCCGCCGCCAACATCATGCTGCTCTCGGTATCGGTCTGGTCGGGCGCCGATGCGGCGACGCGCGACATGTTTCACTGGATCTCGGCGATGATCGCGGCCCCGGCGCTGGTCTACGCTGGACGCTTCTTCTTCAAATCGGCCTGGAATGCTCTGAAGCGCGGGCGTACCAACATGGACGTGCCGATCTCGCTTGCCGTGACGCTCTCGTATGCCGTCTCCTTGTGGGAGACCATGCACCATGGTGAACATGCCTGGTTCGACGCATCGGTTTCCCTGCTGTTCTTCCTGCTGATCGGCAGAACCCTCGATCATGTGATGCGGGAAAAGGCCCGCGCGGCGATCAACGGGCTTGCAAGACTGGCGCCGCGCGGGGCGCTGCTGATCATGCCGGACGGATCGCGGCGCTACGTCGCGGTCGAAGAGATCGCGGTCGGAGACGAAATCTCGATTGCGGCCGGCGAACGCATTCCCGTCGACGGTATGATCGTCAGCGGCGAGAGCGACGTCGACCTCTCCATCGTCACCGGCGAGAGCAGTCCGGTCGCCGTCGCGGAAGGCAGCGCGGTGAATTCGGGTGCGATGAACCTGACCGGCTCGCTCGTCCTGCGGGCGACAAAACTGGCGAGAGAGTCGCTTCTTTCGGAAGTCATCGGCCTGATGGAAGCGGCCGAAGGCGGAAGGGCTCGCTATCGCCGGATCGCCGATCGCGCCGCAGCACTCTATTCCCCGGCGGTGCACCTGCTGGCGCTGGCTTCGTTCCTCGCCTGGGGCTTGCTCGGTGGTGACTGGAAACAGGCCATGCTGGTCGCGGTCGCGGTGCTGATCATTACCTGCCCCTGCGCATTGGGCCTTGCGGTGCCGGTGGTCCAGGTGGTCGCCGCGGGCGAGCTTTTCCGCAAGGGCATCATGGTCAAGGACGGCTCGGCGCTCGAAAGGCTGGCCGAGGCGGATGTCGTGGCCTTCGACAAGACCGGCACCCTGACGATGGGCCGGCCCCGCCTCGCGCGCGTCGAAGCGATCGACGCGGACACTACCGCCATCGCCTCAGCATTGGCGGCGCATTCACGCCATCCCCTTTCCCAGGCCTTGGTGCGGGACATGGAATTCGTTTCCTCCCTCGCCTTCGACAGGGTCACGGAAATTCCCGGCGGGGGACTGGAAGCCTGGAGCGGAACGGACGTCTATCGGCTGGGCAACCGGGCCTTTGCCTGCGGAGCCAGCCTCGCGCCTCGCGTGGGCGACAGTCCGTTTTCGGAAGTGGTCCTGTCGAAGAACGGCACCGATCTAGCCCGCTTCCTGTTTGACGACACGCTTCGCCCCGGCGCGGCCCAGGCCATAGGCCAGCTTGCTGCCGCCGGCATTGAGACGCTGATGGTATCGGGCGACAGGCAGACAGTTGTCGACAACACGGCGCAAGCTCTCGGTATCGATCGGGCTCTGGGCGTCCTGACGCCGAAACAGAAGGTCGAGGAATGCCGGAGGCTGAGCGGCGAGGGACACAGCGTGCTCATGGTCGGCGATGGGATTAACGACGCTCCCGCACTTGCCGCCGCGCATGTTTCGATGGCGCCTGCCACGGCATCCGACATCGGCAGGCAGGCGGCCGACCTCGTCTTTTTCAACGACCGGCTCGATGCCGTTCCCGAAGCGATCGCCGTGGCTCGAAGATCCGCCAGCCTGATCCGGCAGAACTTTGCCCTCGCCATCGGCTACAACGTGCTGGCGGTGCCGATCGCGATCGCCGGGCTGGCGACGCCGCTGATCGCGGCGGTGGCCATGTCGACATCGTCGATCATCGTCGTGACGAACGCGCTCCGGTTGAATGCCTTCGGCAAGGGGCCTGGTTTGCGGACCGTGGCGCGCGCCGGCGGGAATGCGGAGGTTAGAACCGCATGA
- a CDS encoding FixH family protein → MRASTQGFTGWHMLLATSAFFAVVIAVNVTMAFYASSSWSGLVVENTYVASQEFNGKAAAMKAMAASGVAGALTIKGREIRYEIHDKGGAPAIVDDVTLNFRRPVGDHEDFRLTLRKTGEGRFEAEHEVAGGDWIVEAVSRRNGVVVMHEAKRFDTAEFGQ, encoded by the coding sequence ATGAGGGCTTCCACTCAAGGTTTTACCGGCTGGCACATGCTGCTTGCCACCTCGGCGTTCTTCGCCGTGGTGATCGCCGTCAACGTCACCATGGCCTTTTATGCCTCGTCCAGCTGGAGCGGCCTGGTCGTCGAAAATACCTATGTGGCCAGCCAGGAATTCAACGGCAAGGCGGCAGCGATGAAGGCAATGGCCGCCTCCGGCGTCGCAGGCGCTCTCACCATCAAGGGCCGCGAGATCCGCTACGAGATCCACGACAAGGGGGGCGCGCCCGCAATCGTCGACGATGTCACGCTGAACTTCAGACGGCCCGTCGGCGATCATGAGGATTTCCGCCTGACGCTGCGCAAGACCGGGGAGGGGCGGTTCGAAGCCGAACACGAAGTCGCCGGCGGCGACTGGATCGTCGAGGCCGTATCGAGACGAAACGGCGTGGTCGTCATGCATGAGGCCAAGCGCTTCGATACCGCGGAGTTCGGTCAATGA
- the ccoS gene encoding cbb3-type cytochrome oxidase assembly protein CcoS, which yields MNMLIYLIPIALLMGGMGLLAFLWSLKSGQYDDLEGAAWRILAEDETDRKKS from the coding sequence ATGAACATGCTGATCTATCTGATACCGATCGCACTGCTGATGGGAGGAATGGGTCTCCTGGCGTTCCTCTGGTCGCTGAAAAGCGGCCAGTATGACGACCTTGAGGGCGCCGCCTGGCGGATCCTCGCCGAGGACGAAACCGATCGGAAAAAATCGTGA
- a CDS encoding Crp/Fnr family transcriptional regulator gives MLAKNPILLRSDLFDGLDEATIEELMATAQFRTFAPDGRIVAEGQPASFVYFVMRGFVRLSKSESAGREADICVCEPGDTFGEYLLSGGVAYAYSAWSADCAEVALFELSQLRALTDRYPVMHRNVMRIMARHLLGAMDCIAEDRLHTAAQRVANYLVSRCPASASQVTFRLPYRKRILAGKLGLAPEALSRAFAALVTAGVEVRGKVILIDSVDLLRKAC, from the coding sequence ATGCTTGCGAAAAACCCCATACTTTTGCGGTCTGACCTGTTCGACGGCCTGGATGAGGCGACGATAGAGGAACTCATGGCCACGGCTCAGTTCCGAACCTTCGCACCCGATGGGCGGATCGTCGCCGAGGGCCAGCCGGCGTCGTTCGTCTATTTCGTGATGCGCGGCTTCGTGCGGCTTTCGAAATCTGAGTCCGCCGGGCGCGAAGCAGATATCTGCGTCTGCGAGCCGGGCGACACCTTTGGCGAATATCTCCTGTCGGGCGGCGTCGCCTACGCCTACAGCGCGTGGTCGGCAGACTGTGCGGAGGTCGCCTTGTTCGAACTTTCGCAATTACGAGCGCTTACTGACCGATATCCCGTCATGCATCGCAACGTCATGCGCATCATGGCCCGGCATCTGCTCGGCGCGATGGATTGCATAGCGGAAGACCGGCTGCACACTGCCGCCCAGCGTGTCGCAAATTATCTCGTGAGCCGATGCCCGGCATCAGCCTCGCAGGTGACGTTTCGGCTGCCCTACCGGAAGAGGATTCTTGCCGGCAAGCTGGGGCTTGCCCCTGAAGCCCTTTCGCGGGCCTTCGCTGCTCTTGTTACTGCAGGGGTCGAAGTCAGAGGCAAGGTCATCCTGATCGACAGCGTCGATCTGCTACGCAAAGCGTGTTGA
- the ccoG gene encoding cytochrome c oxidase accessory protein CcoG — MNLYTAPDPNDIERVSVEPVNARRNRQPLYAPRKKIFPKRAEGRFRRFKWIVMLITLGIYYLAPWIRWDRGPYAPDQAILVDLSARRFFFFFIEIWPQEFYYVAGLLVMAGFGLFLVTAAVGRAWCGYACPQTVWVDLFLVVERAIEGDRNARMKLDAGPFTFDKIRKRLTKHAIWLLIGVATGGAWIFYFADAPSLAASLFAGSAPAAAYATIAILTATTYVLGGLMREQVCTYMCPWPRIQGAMLDENSLVVTYNDWRGEQRSRHAKKAQAQGLPVGDCVDCNACVAVCPMGIDIRDGQQMECITCALCIDACDGVMDKLGKPRGLIAYATLSEYSSNMSLATDGGRTAIQPSNVRDDDGSFISAVRHFDWRIIFRPRIVFYAVVWASIGIAMVIHLAFRERLELNVVHDRNPQYVLESDGSIRNGYTLRVLNMVPTPRDVTVTLVGLEGGMMRIPEFGRQDGRSFTVHAEPDAATTLKVFVTRKPDGAEINEFLFVIEDTGHADRATYRAAFNAPGDVK; from the coding sequence ATGAATCTTTATACCGCCCCCGATCCAAATGACATTGAGCGCGTCAGCGTCGAGCCGGTCAACGCCCGGCGCAACCGCCAGCCCCTCTATGCGCCGCGAAAGAAGATTTTCCCAAAGCGCGCCGAGGGGCGATTCCGCCGGTTCAAATGGATCGTGATGCTGATTACGCTCGGCATCTACTACCTCGCGCCGTGGATCCGTTGGGATCGCGGCCCCTACGCGCCCGACCAGGCAATCCTCGTCGACCTGTCCGCGCGGCGTTTCTTCTTTTTCTTCATCGAGATCTGGCCGCAGGAATTCTACTATGTCGCGGGCCTGCTCGTCATGGCGGGTTTCGGCCTCTTTCTCGTCACCGCTGCGGTCGGCCGCGCCTGGTGCGGCTACGCCTGTCCGCAGACCGTCTGGGTCGATCTCTTTCTCGTCGTCGAACGCGCCATCGAAGGCGACCGAAACGCGCGGATGAAGCTCGACGCCGGCCCCTTCACCTTCGACAAGATCAGGAAGCGGCTGACCAAGCATGCGATCTGGCTCCTGATCGGCGTGGCCACGGGCGGGGCGTGGATCTTCTATTTTGCCGACGCGCCGAGCCTGGCGGCGTCGCTGTTTGCTGGCAGTGCTCCTGCGGCCGCCTATGCCACAATCGCCATCCTGACCGCCACGACCTATGTGCTCGGCGGCCTCATGCGCGAGCAGGTGTGCACCTATATGTGTCCGTGGCCGCGCATCCAGGGCGCGATGCTCGACGAGAATTCGCTTGTGGTCACCTATAACGACTGGCGGGGCGAGCAGCGGTCGCGCCACGCCAAGAAAGCCCAGGCCCAGGGTTTGCCAGTCGGCGACTGCGTGGATTGCAATGCCTGCGTCGCGGTCTGCCCGATGGGAATCGACATTCGCGACGGCCAGCAGATGGAATGCATCACTTGCGCGCTCTGCATCGACGCCTGTGACGGGGTCATGGACAAGCTCGGAAAGCCGCGCGGCCTGATCGCCTATGCGACGCTCAGCGAATATTCGAGCAACATGTCGCTTGCAACGGATGGAGGCCGGACGGCCATCCAGCCCTCCAATGTCCGCGACGACGACGGAAGCTTCATCTCGGCGGTCCGGCATTTCGACTGGCGCATCATCTTTCGCCCGAGAATCGTCTTCTACGCCGTCGTCTGGGCATCGATCGGCATCGCCATGGTAATCCATCTCGCCTTCCGCGAACGGCTCGAGCTCAATGTCGTTCACGACCGCAACCCCCAATATGTTCTGGAAAGCGACGGCTCCATCCGCAACGGCTACACGCTTCGCGTCCTCAACATGGTGCCGACCCCGCGCGACGTCACCGTCACCCTCGTCGGGCTGGAGGGGGGCATGATGCGCATTCCCGAGTTCGGCCGGCAGGATGGCCGCAGCTTCACGGTTCATGCCGAACCCGACGCGGCCACGACGCTCAAGGTCTTCGTCACACGCAAGCCCGACGGAGCCGAGATCAATGAATTCCTCTTCGTCATCGAAGATACGGGCCATGCCGACCGGGCAACCTATCGCGCCGCGTTCAATGCACCGGGAGACGTGAAATGA